A genomic stretch from Oncorhynchus tshawytscha isolate Ot180627B linkage group LG07, Otsh_v2.0, whole genome shotgun sequence includes:
- the LOC112254901 gene encoding twinfilin-2-like isoform X1 codes for MSHQTGIHASDELKDFLARVRGGTIRIAKIVIRDEELVLGAYREPAKSWDKDYDHFLLPLLVAQEPCYILYRLDSQNAQGYEWIFIAWSPDQSPVREKMVYAATRATLKKEFGGGHIKDEMFGTVEEDLCFQGYLRHMSSCSSPAPLTVAEQELQRIKITEDKVVWDERRRLSNTPRGRAKVTMEFGLDKRHQALTGLVFPLQEEAKRALQQLKQKRINYIQLKLDTEKETVELVHTNPTETRELPYRIPTDTPRYHFFIFKHSHQGQQQEALVFIYSMPGYSCSIKERMLYSSCKNPLLDEVERDYRLDIAKKIEIDGGEGLTEEFLYEEVHPIEHTLKQVFAKPRGPGGKRGNKRLVKGSGENGEES; via the exons ATGTCGCACCAGACTGGAATCCATG CATCGGATGAACTGAAGGACTTCCTGGCCAGGGTGAGGGGAGGGACCATCAGAATAGCAAAGATTGTCATCAGAGATG AGGAACTGGTGCTAGGCGCATACAGAGAACCTGCAAAGAGCTGGGACAAGGACTATGATCACTTCCTCCTTCCTCTGCTGGTGGCTCAGGAGCCCTGCTACATCCTGTACCGCCTCGACTCCCAGAATGCACAGGGCTATGAATGGATCTTCATCGCTTGGTCACCTGATCAATCACCA GTGAGGGAGAAGATGGTCTACGCTGCCACCCGTGCCACATTAAAGAAGGAGTTTGGCGGAGGCCACATCAAGGATGAGATGTTTGGCACAGTTGAG GAAGACCTGTGTTTCCAGGGGTACCTGCGTCACatgtcctcctgctcctcccctgcaCCTCTCACAGTAGCGGAGCAGGAGTTGCAGCGAATAAAAATCACAGAG GACAAGGTTGTATGG GATGAGCGTAGAAGGTTAAGCAACACTCCTAGAGGACGAGCAAAG GTGACAATGGAGTTTGGTTTGGACAAAAGGCACCAGGCTCTTACAGGCCTGGTGTTCCCTCTACAGGAGGAGGCCAAACGCGCTCTGCAGCAACTCAAGCAGAAACGTATCAACTACATACAGCTG aagttggacacagagaaagagacagtcgaGCTGGTCCACACCAACCCCACAGAGACTCGTGAGCTTCCCTACAGAATCCCTACTGACACACCCAGATACCACTTCTTCATCTTCAAACACTCCCACCAAGGACAGCAACAGGAGGCTCTGG tgttcaTCTACTCCATGCCAGGGTATAGCTGTAGCATTAAGGAGCGGATGTTGTACTCTAGCTGTAAGAACCCCCTACtggatgaggtggagagagactacCGTCTAGACATCGCCAAAAAG attGAGATTGACGGTGGGGAGGGGCTGACGGAGGAGTTTCTGTATGAGGAGGTCCATCCCATTGAACACACTCTGAAGCAGGTGTTCGCCAAGCCACGTGGGCCAGGGGGGAAG
- the LOC112254901 gene encoding twinfilin-2-like isoform X2, whose translation MSHQTGIHASDELKDFLARVRGGTIRIAKIVIRDEELVLGAYREPAKSWDKDYDHFLLPLLVAQEPCYILYRLDSQNAQGYEWIFIAWSPDQSPVREKMVYAATRATLKKEFGGGHIKDEMFGTVEEDLCFQGYLRHMSSCSSPAPLTVAEQELQRIKITEDERRRLSNTPRGRAKVTMEFGLDKRHQALTGLVFPLQEEAKRALQQLKQKRINYIQLKLDTEKETVELVHTNPTETRELPYRIPTDTPRYHFFIFKHSHQGQQQEALVFIYSMPGYSCSIKERMLYSSCKNPLLDEVERDYRLDIAKKIEIDGGEGLTEEFLYEEVHPIEHTLKQVFAKPRGPGGKRGNKRLVKGSGENGEES comes from the exons ATGTCGCACCAGACTGGAATCCATG CATCGGATGAACTGAAGGACTTCCTGGCCAGGGTGAGGGGAGGGACCATCAGAATAGCAAAGATTGTCATCAGAGATG AGGAACTGGTGCTAGGCGCATACAGAGAACCTGCAAAGAGCTGGGACAAGGACTATGATCACTTCCTCCTTCCTCTGCTGGTGGCTCAGGAGCCCTGCTACATCCTGTACCGCCTCGACTCCCAGAATGCACAGGGCTATGAATGGATCTTCATCGCTTGGTCACCTGATCAATCACCA GTGAGGGAGAAGATGGTCTACGCTGCCACCCGTGCCACATTAAAGAAGGAGTTTGGCGGAGGCCACATCAAGGATGAGATGTTTGGCACAGTTGAG GAAGACCTGTGTTTCCAGGGGTACCTGCGTCACatgtcctcctgctcctcccctgcaCCTCTCACAGTAGCGGAGCAGGAGTTGCAGCGAATAAAAATCACAGAG GATGAGCGTAGAAGGTTAAGCAACACTCCTAGAGGACGAGCAAAG GTGACAATGGAGTTTGGTTTGGACAAAAGGCACCAGGCTCTTACAGGCCTGGTGTTCCCTCTACAGGAGGAGGCCAAACGCGCTCTGCAGCAACTCAAGCAGAAACGTATCAACTACATACAGCTG aagttggacacagagaaagagacagtcgaGCTGGTCCACACCAACCCCACAGAGACTCGTGAGCTTCCCTACAGAATCCCTACTGACACACCCAGATACCACTTCTTCATCTTCAAACACTCCCACCAAGGACAGCAACAGGAGGCTCTGG tgttcaTCTACTCCATGCCAGGGTATAGCTGTAGCATTAAGGAGCGGATGTTGTACTCTAGCTGTAAGAACCCCCTACtggatgaggtggagagagactacCGTCTAGACATCGCCAAAAAG attGAGATTGACGGTGGGGAGGGGCTGACGGAGGAGTTTCTGTATGAGGAGGTCCATCCCATTGAACACACTCTGAAGCAGGTGTTCGCCAAGCCACGTGGGCCAGGGGGGAAG
- the LOC112254884 gene encoding mitochondrial RNA pseudouridine synthase rpusd4, which translates to MNSYRTVTLACNNDVIRACKAAIRSGKTGSICHISRGVASLLTRAYASVPRREEPPPVSDSDKRPNLRAIDLARKIRQEKLKGNATGGGSDAAVLNPSVPVSQLQKRVIELRQFTQQLQNVHPNVLAKHLHRGLILPHPELAVVNKPYGVSVQDGSSNKNNISDVLPILAKMVDGIRAGSRLHVCLGLDKETTGTLLLARTEEALDYVQNLHKNHQVERKYWVVAVGVPVPSEGVIDIPVIEREVTGAQPHFKMGLSPVYRVSDGGEGVTKVRANRQAQGAVTQYRVLDSSNGCSLVELQPITGVKHQLRVHMAYALGSPILGDHKYSHWTKLAPQKLPDGVLRRLGLEQSKARYLPLHLHARQVTLPEFKGQSDITVSCPLPKYFTSTLRRLQIPIPDE; encoded by the exons ATGAACAGCTATAGGACGGTTACATTGGCTTGTAATAATGATGTTATAAGGGCATGTAAAGCGGCAATTCGCTCAGGGAAAACAGGCAGTATTTGTCACATATCAAGGGGAGTAGCATCCTTGCTCACGCGAGCATATGCTTCTGTCCCGAGACGAGAGGAACCACCACCAGTGTCTGACTCTGACAAGAGACCGAATCTGAGAGCCATCGACCTTGCACGCAAAATTCGCCAGGAGAAACTGAAAGGAAATGCAACTGGTGGTGGGTCAGACGCGGCTGTCCTTAATCCGTCGGTGCCAGTGTCCCAACTGCAAAAGAGGGTCATCGAGCTGCGACAGTTCACTCAGCAGCTACAGAATGTTCACCCCAACGTTCTTGCAAAGCACCTTCACAGAGGTCTGATCCTCCCACATCCAGAGCTCGCCGTCGTTAATAAACCCTATGGAGTTTCTGTTCAAG ATGGGTCAAGCAACAAAAACAACATCTCAGACGTGCTTCCAATCCTTGCCAAGATGGTGGATGGAATAAGGGCTGGGTCTCGGCTGCATGTCTGCCTTGGATTAGACAAGGAGACGACAGGGACCCTCCTGCTGGCAAGGACTGAGGAAGCACTGGACTATGTACAAAATCTTCACAAAAACCACCAAGTGGAGAGGAAATATTG GGTTGTTGCTGTGGGCGTGCCTGTTCCCTCTGAGGGAGTGATTGACATTCCCGTcatagagagagaggtcacagGGGCTCAGCCTCACTTCAAG ATGGGCCTGAGTCCTGTGTACAGGGTGAGTGACGGGGGCGAGGGAGTGACCAAAGTGCGGGCCAATCGGCAGGCCCAGGGTGCCGTGACTCAGTACCGTGTCCTGGACAGCAGCAACGGCTGCAGCCTGGTTGAGCTCCAGCCTATCACAG GGGTGAAGCACCAGTTGAGGGTCCATATGGCATACGCTCTGGGATCTCCTATCCTCGGAGACCACAAATACTCCCACTGGACAAAACTGGCACCTCAG AAACTGCCAGATGGTGTGTTGCGGAGGCTGGGACTTGAACAGAGCAAGGCGCGTTATCTGCCTCTCCACCTGCATGCCCGTCAGGTGACACTGCCAGAGTTCAAAGGTCAGAGTGACATTACGGTGTCTTGCCCCCTGCCAAAGTATTTCACCAGCACTTTGCGACGACTGCAGATCCCGATTCCAGATGAATGA